The sequence ACTTCTTAGTTTGTTACAGCTTTATTCAATTTCGAAATAGGAAGTTTCGATTTTTTGTCCTCTTGGTCAAACTGATGAGAATGTGTTCTCTTTTCCCTTTGTAGTAGACCAATCTTTTAAATGCACTCTTTTTCACCTAAAACAGactacaaaatgaaaaaaaatgaaatccaaAACACTTGATTAGACCTTGAAAGTACCTTTCCTTCCTCAAAGAAAGCAATTCTTTGGTTTCTCAGTTCAAGAATGTCCAGTGGAATTACTGCTAATTTTGATGCATTGCTTTTTCTTCTCAACCATATCGATAAATTAATATCTAACTTTCTCCCTAACCTTCATGGATTCTTCTTACGTTTGAAGATTATATGAATATTCGAAATCTTTGCAAGTAACATTAGTTTCTTTTGTTTCAAAGGCTTGATGAGTTTGAAATGTGCCATTGTTGGACATAGCAATTCATAGTTTTGGGACAAAAGAACGAAGCCCAAATTCTCAAAAGAAAACACATAAAAAGGAGAGGAAAAAGGCTACGAAAGCCTGACTTCTTCGAGATGCTTAATCCATTGGAAGAGAGAAACGTGGAGAATTGGAAGACTCAAAAAAGTAACAGAGAGGGACTCAAACCAGTTTTTGATTTAGATGGtagaaaaagaattgaaaatatGATGAGATAAAATAGTCAACATTGTTGTGGAAATTCATTAGATATTTTGTAAGTTTATGGATATTGAATTTGATGAGAGAATGCGTATTCAAGTGGAAGTGAAGTAATCAAAAGATAACTACGTATGTAAAGAAATTATCTAGACTATGCATGTTCAAAGAATTGAAGGAAAAATATTAAGAATTCAATATGTCACAATCCAATccaacaaaaatagaaaatttttaaCCTTCACTCGACCAAATTCATTTTCTGCTGTGGGAATAGAGTTAGAGTTTAGTTCTTAAGATgttaaattgaaacaaaattggGTGAAGTTAATAAGAttaaatgaaacaaaataaaagatttgTGAACAAAATTTTCCTTAAAAGGCAGTGATGACTGTTATTGGATCTTTTGTTTGTTAGAGGAAGCAGTGAAACATGGGGGGGTGGTTTAGTTAAGAGAGAGAGGAgacaaaagaaaatgaaaattggtGTTTGGAAGCAAAGCAAGTGGGGATTGCTctctttatttttgtttctatcTTTTGCCATTTAACTAAGAACTATCCCTTGACAGCTAATTCACCTCtcatcttcctttttcttttcttttctttttcaatataaaaattaaaaaccttTCTCTTTTGTTTAAGTCTTTGTCAATacattatatatacatatatataaaagaaaagaatttagAGTCATTTGGGTCTCCAACTAGTTTTGGTTGAGGAAAATTACGGCGCATTGGCAGATTAAAAAAATTTTTTGTTGATTGAGGCTTTATAATTCCATAGAGTTTAAACCTGAATCTCGAGAAACCTGAATGGCAGTTTTACTAATGAACTAACTAATGACGTTTGTATTGTTTcagttatatatataatataaagagCATATACATTAGAGAGGGACTCAAATCTCCCTATATCTATGCTAATTCCTTAAGATAGACCACTTGACATTTCGATCTTCTATTGTAATGGTGGagatcaaaattttaattttttttatagtatATGGACAAAAAAAGCGTTTTCCAAATATTAGAACACAAAATCTAGTATATATAGTTTATAAATAGTGTCAAATAGCATTATAATTTAGTCTctaataataaataacaaatttaataattttgtaacTCCCACTTGTGTTATATTGAAAGAAAGTGGAAGAACAAGATCAGAATGAAATAATCATATGTTTTTCTTATAATATATTCCCTTTTGTCCATCATCAATCATTAATTTTAATGAAAGTTTAAAAAagctttttttaaataaataaaaaaaaaagtcataaccaaccaataaacattattattattcccTCTTTTAAATAGATTGTGTCCAAGATATGCTTTAATTAATGCAAATTAATCAAATTGCATAATTGTTATCTCTTTGCTTaatcaaataattttaattaaattgcaCTAAGTCCAACTTGTTATCAACTTGGTCACTTGATTTGATGCTAATTCATGAATGGCCCCCatcatattttaatttaattaaatcaacttttgggagaggaaaagaaaagaaaaaaaaaccattaatTTATATATCAACTTGTTGCATAGTTTATTGTGGGAATCAATCATATCATATAGTGTAtgtgtttatattttaatactATTTATCAAGTCTTCATGATTCCATCCTATGTGACCACTTtaataagtttttatttaaaagatatCTTATCAAATCTTTATTTATCTCGAAACATTGTTGTGTTGTGTACGTAAAATCCTTTAATAAAATgatattctttttttctctttcgcTACAACTTGTCTTAATATTTAACGTATATTAAATCGGTTGGTCAAACTAGACGCTTTTATGATTTAATATTCATTATGTGACTAGACTATCTTTTCTTGTACATATATATTCGTTGTATAAAGCCAAATGATAGTTACGTTTTAGAAAATCCAGTCGAACAATTATGTCTTTACACAAATTCATATTTAATATCGAATAAAATTAAACACGTGATTAAATTCTTGAACGATCCATCCATCGtgtttaactaattaattaccAGACGTCTTGTAACATACAATACACAGTACGTTTACGATGTGAatttgaataaaatatttgtgttttagggttggtttttgaattaaaataatGATATATGAAACATAAGTAAGAATGGAGCTATAATGTGAAAGATATATAGTTTATAGCTCCTAGCCTTTATCACATGTTGATTATCTAATTATTTGTTTCACTATTCACTCAATTAATTATGgggtttttttgttttgtgtttGTAAAGATAATTAAATAATGCATTTGAATAATGATATTAATTAGCATAATTTTGACCAAGTGACCAATGACAATATGGTGGAATGACCATTTGCAACCGACCTTATTAGTTAATGACATAGTTTGTTCTAAATGgaaacaaaatattgaaatatgGCATTGTTCTCTTATGCTTTAAACCGAacttattatattttatgaacAATTGTCCAATTGTCAAAAATACTTAGAAAAACTAGACTTGTGATCCaaaagtttgttttatttttgtaaaaatagcAGAATTGGACGTCTAACCCAATTTTAAAGAGAAATTGAAACTAAAAAGTTTAAAGTATAATCATTGTGTTTATCACGTTCTTTCTCAATCGAATGAGGTAACAAATTCATCCGTTGAGCTCAAATTCAAGAAGAAAATCTGAGAAAGAAGAATAGACTTTGTTATAGTAGTTTGGTAATGTTTACCTTCATCCATTGCGAAGATCTTCGAGAATTGATGAATTTCAAAGAAGCAATCGAACAAACTCTCCGGTTTCAAGCCAGAAGCATATAAACGCCTTCACAACAATGACTATCTACATCGATTTTGTCGTTGACAACAAATAAAAGGATGAAAATGTTGGCTATCAATTCACGaaatcaacaattttttttaaaaaaaaaaaagacgactTCTGGATGTTTAATGGTTAAGCTAACCTAAATTACGTAATTCTTGAAGTATGAAAACGTTCTAAAAGTCTTCCACCTCACTTCCCTTTATATCTGGTTGTCATAGCTACCACACCCTCTAGCCACCACCAACAAGCTAAGTTGTTCACCTTTAACTTCTAACGCTAAGAACCAACTCCAATTGTATAGCAGTTTGATTTAAGAAAGAAACTTGGTTATAATAATAGAATGgagaaataaaatttcaaagagaaaatatatttttaatttattaattaaaagaaaaacaaagttttaattttgaagttaatcCAAACAATTCCTTAGTTAATGGAACTTGGAAGTGACCCTATTGTGTATGTATTGTACGTAGGGCTAAAACGGTCACTTTCaataatagaaagaaagaaagaaagaaaaatatatataggaAGTGGTCCAGAGGTGCATAGTTGGGGGCGCGTGTGCGACACCAGCCTGTTATGTCGTGGACAATCATGTCCTATAGGGGGGACAAATCAAGTTGATGCTTCGTCATTCCGTACTTCCCTTTTTCTGACACGTAGCATGCAACTTGCCAAGTGGCGACATGTGGTTCCCATTCTAATCCCTTCTATTTTCTGCCACGTGTGCTCTTCACCTCAACTTGCTTCCTTTCCTTCCCCTCCCTCCCTGGGTCCCACCCCTCCCCTCGTCCCCACCCACACCCACGTCAATATCAATAATACCCCCCACGTGGCGCCGCGATAATTTTTCTCCCCGATTTTTCGCAACCGTCCGTTAAAATTATAAACCTAAACGGCGCCCAGGTTGCTCGAAGGGCCAAGCGAAAAGCAGGCGTTACGAAACTAAACGGTGAACGTTaaaatggatttttgttgtcCCTCGCAATTCtcgttttatatatatatatatatatatatatatatatatatatatatatatttatttatttatttatttatttatattaatcaCTCGGCTTTTACGTCCCTTCGTTTTTTTGGGGTTAGTTTGTGAAAGCGATAGGTTTCGGAATTATTGAGTAAAATTCGaaaatcttattattattattttgttctttaatagaaaaaaatgatgaaaaaaataagataaagaagaaagatataTGTAATGCGTTTTAGGGAATTAAATTGATAaagtggaaaaagaaaatgatgaaatTGTAATAGGGGCCATGTGGATAGATTGATGAATGGGGATGGCATGTCTTCGTCAACTCTTGATACGGTCTATTTTCATGGATTTGCTTTTTCCCTATCAAAATCacataatatttatatatatatatatatacacacaaatTATAGTATATGAAATTTCATAGACATTTCTTTGAGTTTGAGCTAACATGAGAAGATAAGGttctttatttgattttttaagattatgtttattgtaaaaaaaaaatagtaaatataaattgaaattatttaaaaaatacgataataattttttatttttttttatgattttgttATAGTTCATAAACGGTTCAATTTTTGtatgtttgaaaattttctttgtttctacGTGTAATGAAGATTAAGTGAGAAAAGTTTAcatttaatttgttaatttgaatgataaagttaaggtaatttataagaaaaatatatatttttttaattatccagaatattatttttattttatatttctttCCTCCTTTTAATGCAGTATAATACGATGAAATGtagaaaattcaaaattgtACAGTTGAGCTGACTTTAGAGATAATATTATTCTATCAATTTAACTATATTCATTTGAATAGAAAAtcgtaaataatttatttcatataaataATTTTCAGAAAATCTTATAATgcaaaaaattaaaacaaaataaaggaATTTATGGAAAtagttaaaatataatttgaatgAAAGGAAGAGGCGCCGACGACGTGAGAACAAAACAGCTCCTCGAGGGAGGGACTGTTACAAAGATCCCCATAATTTGACGCGTGTCGATCTCAAAAGCGTACACCGTGTCAGATTCCACATCCCTAAATTAcccctttctctctctctctctctctctctctctcttcgtaACCCCAAAAGGTATCCTTTTggcttttttctttattttaaatttgggcCCCAccctttctttatttattaaagaACAAAACGCTACCGTTTTGATATTGCCACCCTCGTTTCCACATTTGCCACTCACTCCTCACTCCTCTCGTAAATAgagattatattatataaattattaCACAATGGACTAAACATCATCTCAAACTTTACAATTTGAACCTTTAGACATAGCTCAAGTCGTAGTTGTATGGGTTGTTAAGATATTTCTTCCCTCAATCATGAAGTGCAAGTTTGAATCTAGTTCATTTGATGTGACATTTAGAAATTAATAGTATACTCTCACTCACCCACGTATGTAGTTTTGTAGACTAATGTTAGATATTTTGTAAATTAGTTACTTATTAGTATTAAAATTCTATTTGAAACTAAcgtgggactattaacatgcATACCTATTTAAGCTTAATGGATGTGTAATACCATGTTTGATACTATGAGATTCGATCTAAAAAATAATTGATAATAACAGAAATAGTTCGTTATAAGGAATATGAATTCCCTTGGTTTTTCTAATGCGGGACTATTAACATTTCAATACTATTGACATATTGATACTTCTATATGTTTGTTTTTATAGATTCAAAAAATcgatatttttattatatcatAGAAAAATTAGCATATCAACAAAAgttagaaacataataacaTGATAAAAGTATGGAATAACTCTTTAAATTTTTAGCAACATCAATATTATTCTTGTAAACATCAAGATTTTAGACAttgctttaaaattaaaatgttgcTAAAGTTTGATGGAAATAGAATTTAGGTGGGCGTGGGGGAAGGGAGTGTTCTGTGGGTAATAACAAAAAGCAAAGCAAAGAAGTtggggaaaggaaaggaagaataagaaaatgagacgaaatttagaagaaaattaCAAAGAGAAACACTAACactaacaacaataacaacagcaACATCTGCCAGAAATTGGAGAAGGGGGGCGAGTATTACGGCTACTTGCAGGTGGTGGGAGTGGCTGATTGGAGCCTCCACCTGCAACTTGAAACCCACACTCACCCAGAACCTCCGTTTCTCTCTAACCGTACACGATGTGAACCCCTCACCACTGATCACCACGTGGATTCTTCCCATTTCCCTCCTTCATGAAACCTCCCctctcttctccttctccttcttctttacTTATTTCCCCTTTCTGGGTTTCTCTTTCCCTCCATTTCAATCGCTTATTTCAACTCTCTCTTCTTCTCTCACCTTTTTCCCCAACTGGGTCGTTTGATTTTGGGGGTTTTAGCTTTAATTCTATCTGGGTTTTGTGTTTGAACTTGAAATCAGGTGTTTTTGTGGGTTGATTTGAGAAGGGGTTTTGGTTGTTGTCTGTTTTTGTTCAATGGGGGAAGCCATCGGTGTATGTGGGGATGATCTGATGTTGAGACTTTCACCGGAGATGAGTAGAGAAACAACGGAGGTTTCTATTTCTGAACCGCCGGACCTTACTCTTAGGCTCTCTCTTGGAGGAATTTATTGCGGAAAGTCGAAGGACAATTCGTTAACCCGATCGTCTTCTGTTATTGGAGTGATTTCTCAGAACGCAGAGGCGTCGAAATGGAATATGCAGAGGCAAACGGGGTCGTTTCTTTCGTTGTCAAGATCTTGCTCTCTTCCGGCTGAGACAGACCAACTCGGTCGGATTAAACTAAAGGAGTTTCAATTGATGAGAAGGATGGAGGCTAAAAAGAGACTGGTGGAGCAGAGGAGTAGCAGAGCACCTGCGCCGGAGGATGAGAAGTCGGCCGCAATACCGCCGTCGCCGTCTGAAGTGGCGGCTTGGGCCGCCGCTTCTGCAGCGAAAAGTCCTGCACTATGTCGTGCGATTGATAAGATCAAATCCACGCAAGGAAGCCTTTCGCAGAGTTATACAACTGAAGGTACTCcctcttcttttgttttttaatttctttttcaaagaCTTATTTAATCAGCTGCTTTTCAGCTCAGATGTAATTCTATGTTGTTTAAATTGATTAATCTTCACCAGCTTTGTTTAATCAAAATCTTCTCTCTTTGTTTTGGGTTTTGAGTTAAATTTGCTGGGTGATTCATAAGCTGAAAGGAATGGAGAAGGGAATTATAAGCACTTTATTTTCTTAGCGATGATCTCTTAGGAAGGAGCTGAAAAGTCATATTTCACTTTGAGGGTGAAAAGAATGATGCGAAATTCATCTTGAAGTAAACGTTCATAGCTGAGATCACTGTCGCATTACTTAGCTTTGTTATTTCTTGTGATGTTTCAGGCAACTGATCTTGCTAATAAACCTCTTGCATGTTCCCATGGAAGCTTGTGATTCTGTTGATTCTTTCATTGTCATTGAGTTGTTGGCTTTCAAATTGGCCATCCAATCAGTTGGCAAATGGGGTTTTGCCTAGTTTCAAAACTATTACCTCACTGTAGCCGCAGGGCTCTTTGGTTCATTGGAGTATGGAAAGATTGGTCCAAATTCCTTGAAGTTTTACTATGTTGTTGGATTATCAAACACACTGATTGTTGTTTAGGATTTCGATTGAGCTAGATGTCAGATTTATAAGTTTGATCAACAGCTTCTAAACAGTTTGGGTTTGATTTTCATTGTCAGGACATGGAAGTGTGGGATCAGCAAAAGGCTCATCCACTTCTCAATCATCACTGGAGTCAAATGACAGAGAGTCAGTAGTGAACTCACAAACAATGGCATCAAGAAAAACGGAAAAACCACCAACAAATGCAGCAAAAAGAGCGAGAATTTCCAAGGCATTGATGGAAGGGGATAAGGGGATGGACGTGATGAGAACGATGCCAAGCGTGTCAACGATCGGGGACGGGCCGAACGGGAGGAAGGTAGAAGGGTTTTTGTACAAGTATATGAAAGGGCAAGTTTGCATAGTGTGTGTATGCCATGGAAGCTTTCTTACTCCAACTGAGTTTGTGAAACATGCTGGTGGGAAGGAAGTGGCTAACCCCCTGAAACACATCCATGTATGCTGCACTTCATTTTCATTGTAAGTTCCAGTTAGTTGCTTAAATTACTTGTACTCGCCCTTTTTATTTAGGAAATTACAATGGAAAAAAGAAACTGAAATGTTTTTCTCTTCTGATTTCTCTCTGGCTGTTTGGTTTTTagggaaaaatgaaagaaaacacCAAGAACAATGAGGATCACAGCATCAACTTAATGAGAATATTGTTGTTAATTGTTACCATCATTTTCCTGTTTCATTACTTTCATGATTTCATCTAGAATTCTTGATGCAGGTTCAAATCACAGCCAAACCAAGAATATTAACAATGCATTTTAATGATTAGTTACTTACCATTTTGTACATACCTTAATCtatctatatatttatttttatataactCAATTGATAAGTCACTAATTGTGACcattcttaaaaaagaaaaaaatgttctaccaaaaacttaaattgttttttcaaatggaacgtaaataaataaatgtggGTAAACAAGTTCAAAATGATTGCATGAAATGTGAAGTAGCGATTGTAGATATATCTAATGTATCGGTAGATTTAGTATGATGCAAAATTTTGATTCTAACTTTTGGAGTCTATTAGATTGTATCGTTGGTAATCTTCTATGCGGAAAAGAACTAATAATCGATTTgataaactatttataaaatatagcaaaatttcttattttataaataatatacatatttatggattaaaaaaagaaatatgagtgaagtttaaaaaaagaattaaaagtaaATCAAGCAAAAATTGATATAGTTGTAACgagattttattaaatttattattattgtctatTGTTACTGGTAAGTCAAACTATATCACTAATAATAAATTTGTCAAATTCTATGATTTTTCATCGATCTAACctaatttttaatataataacaTTGATCACCTCTCGTCTAtcaataatttttgtttttgtctgCAGAATGAGAGGTAGATATTCGGatgcaaaatataaataaacaatACCAAATATAATCATACAAAACctactttttatattttcattaattcaCACCTTCTAGAAGAGTAACATGAATTAAATTGTTTATAaatggaaattaaaaaaaaaaaaagcaaaaaaatatagatgtatttaataaataattataacaaattttcatattttctaaattgtttttttaaatgtattattgaaataaagaaaaagaaaaagaaaaagtgacgTATGTAGGCTAAGGTTGTGACGAAACGTGGACTTGTATGAGAAAGCGTTAAATGTGAGTGTCCGCATCCTATAAATATCTCTCTTGAGCCCAGTGATTGACTTATTCTCTTCCAATAATTGTTTGACGCGTCATCAATATATCCACAAGTAACGGACCCCACTTTCTCAAGTGGCTAATTTCTGAACTAAACCCATAaaaggaaatacaaaaaatccAATGCATTCTTCTCACTACCCTCTGGCCTCATCCATTAAACTTCTGCCACGTAGATGTACACGTGGATTTTCCTTTTTTGCTGTTAACATGTCAATACTTCTATGACATGTACTTTAAATATCTCAAGCGAactcgtttgagggagaaccAAGGTGcaatccaaaacggtccaaaagatgatcaatgcttccaacgagcgtccggtgtgagaaactactggaaatgcacttgcagcgagggaaacgggctgagctcgaagatTTCCGATGTTCGttccaagaaaactcgagcgagATTGCCtcggattcagttttctcgacTGCATTTTTATAAGTGAATGTAAAACTTCCGCTATTTTACCCTAATAATGAATTTAAACTTACTCacaatataatgaaataatcGAACTCCTAACGTGATATTCCTTTCTATTGGTTATAGTCTAATCGAAGTCACATGTGCCCTTTTGTTACAATATTATAGTGGAGTCTTGGTGGGGTTTGGAAAAATTGGATTATTTGCTAAGTatgaaaataacataaatatatGTCATCAAATCACGATTTAAAGGAACAATGCATTAGGGCTTGGACTATTTTCCGACACGTGAGATATCCCTAGGCAAAGAAATTCTTGACGTAAGCAAAAAGTTAATATTTTCCCCGAATTTgtaaaactaaataattataCATTAACGTCAATCAAATCGAACCATATATACGAAAAAAGAATCATCACAAACCCCTAAAGATCACTTTTAGTAAATGAATTTAATATGTACCCTTATTATGTCATACAAATGTGTCAATATAGAATATTGTTTAATTAAGGTTGGAAATgaattaaactaataattatcTTCATGATTGTGAAGATAAGAATATTGTCATGTAGGTTAGATCCACGGTGTATCAAAGGGCCGTAAGTTGCAATTCAAAAGACCCTCGAAAAGGCATATCCGGTGAGAAGATTCCGTCtaaaaaattggttaaaatAACTGAGGACGACGGAGAAGCAGAGAAATGGCCAAAGCCATGGCCGCCGCACTCTGTAAACTCCAATTTCTTTCTGTTTTTCGTTTTTCTGTCATGATCCACCATTCACACCATGCCTTGgaattttcatttcatttggAGCTGGGATTTTTAGGaattgaatgtttttttttttgtttttgatttgtgggtttgttttcttgttttccATTTACTTTACCCATCTCAGTTTCGTCTTCTTGTTTGATTTGGAACTCAAATTTCGTCACTGGAAATTTGAATCGTTTATGGTGAAGTTGGTTTGTCTTTTTGTATCTTTTGGCTCATGGGTTTGCTCACTGATTAGCTGTAATATAATCTGCTTACTCGTTCATGCATCTGTATCATGAGGCTCCTTGTTTTTATATGCTAACATGGCATTCTCGTAATCGGGACTAACCTCTGCATGGTTGGAAATGTAAAAATGGCAATTTCCCAAGGCATTTTCTCTTGTGATATTATTGCCCTTTGGAGAAGCCAGACTTCTTTGTTTTTGCAAATATTTCCTAAGTACCTCGGCATTGAGGTTTCTTAGGTGGTGGTACTGCTGCATTTACAGCGCGGCTGATGCAAGTCTTGGTTTCAGCTC comes from Cucumis melo cultivar AY chromosome 12, USDA_Cmelo_AY_1.0, whole genome shotgun sequence and encodes:
- the LOC103492304 gene encoding ninja-family protein 6-like, with amino-acid sequence MGEAIGVCGDDLMLRLSPEMSRETTEVSISEPPDLTLRLSLGGIYCGKSKDNSLTRSSSVIGVISQNAEASKWNMQRQTGSFLSLSRSCSLPAETDQLGRIKLKEFQLMRRMEAKKRLVEQRSSRAPAPEDEKSAAIPPSPSEVAAWAAASAAKSPALCRAIDKIKSTQGSLSQSYTTEGHGSVGSAKGSSTSQSSLESNDRESVVNSQTMASRKTEKPPTNAAKRARISKALMEGDKGMDVMRTMPSVSTIGDGPNGRKVEGFLYKYMKGQVCIVCVCHGSFLTPTEFVKHAGGKEVANPLKHIHVCCTSFSLEK